One window of Paenibacillus sp. FSL K6-3182 genomic DNA carries:
- a CDS encoding MerR family transcriptional regulator, with protein MEDLKMYRIGELSKLAQISARTIDYYTSIGLIEPAERSAKNYRLYSDETLQRLERIEQMKKDKYTLDEIKATIESWSKITPEEQVSRKLTDLQYHLSQLEREVKELEPVIKKLKPRQANHLYTRLMPQTAACIEALMLLINKSSLM; from the coding sequence ATGGAGGATTTGAAAATGTATCGTATCGGAGAACTATCCAAGCTTGCGCAAATCAGTGCACGAACCATTGATTATTACACTTCAATCGGTCTAATAGAGCCTGCAGAGCGTTCCGCCAAAAACTATCGCCTCTATTCTGATGAAACTTTGCAGCGTCTGGAACGTATTGAACAGATGAAAAAAGATAAATATACATTAGATGAGATTAAGGCCACAATTGAAAGCTGGAGCAAGATTACACCTGAGGAGCAGGTCTCACGTAAGCTTACGGACTTGCAGTACCATCTAAGCCAGCTCGAGCGTGAAGTGAAGGAGTTAGAGCCTGTTATTAAGAAGCTCAAGCCTCGTCAAGCCAATCACCTCTACACGCGTCTTATGCCGCAAACCGCAGCTTGCATAGAGGCACTCATGCTTCTCATTAACAAAAGCTCCCTCATGTAG
- a CDS encoding zinc metallopeptidase, with translation MAFIYVLIVLAFILTIWAQFRVKGTFKKWTQVQANSGLTGYQAARRMLDSNGLHDVPIEPVRGTLTDHYDPIHRVVRLSEPVYYENSISAISVACHEVGHAIQHAEHYPMLVLRHRIFPVVNFASGVAPFLFIAGILFSALNLIGLGIIFFSVAVAFQVITLPVEFNASNRARDIMVAEGFITNDEERGVAKVLNAAALTYVAAALLSLLELVRYILIFVGGSRQE, from the coding sequence ATGGCGTTTATCTATGTTTTAATCGTACTTGCATTTATACTAACAATTTGGGCTCAATTCCGAGTCAAAGGAACGTTTAAAAAATGGACGCAAGTTCAAGCGAACAGTGGTTTAACCGGTTACCAGGCAGCACGAAGAATGCTTGATTCTAACGGACTTCATGATGTACCGATCGAGCCAGTACGCGGTACACTGACCGATCATTACGATCCGATTCACCGAGTTGTACGTTTGTCGGAGCCTGTGTATTATGAAAATTCAATTTCAGCGATTTCAGTCGCTTGTCACGAAGTCGGCCATGCCATACAGCATGCGGAGCATTACCCAATGCTCGTGCTCAGACATCGTATATTCCCAGTCGTGAACTTTGCATCTGGCGTAGCACCATTTTTATTTATTGCCGGTATTCTATTCTCAGCACTCAACCTAATTGGGCTTGGCATCATATTTTTCTCAGTAGCAGTTGCCTTTCAGGTCATTACACTTCCGGTTGAATTTAATGCGAGCAACCGAGCTAGAGACATTATGGTTGCTGAAGGGTTCATAACGAATGATGAGGAGCGCGGGGTTGCAAAGGTGCTTAACGCAGCGGCTTTAACGTATGTAGCAGCGGCTCTCTTGTCCTTGCTGGAGCTTGTCAGATATATCTTAATCTTCGTAGGCGGCAGCCGTCAGGAATAA
- a CDS encoding LysR family transcriptional regulator: protein MELRQLHYFVKVAKKEHVTQAAEELHVAQSAVSRQIHQLEEELGVKLFVQKGRNLQLTPVGQLFLKRAEVILADLERAVIEIHEFLDPEKGEIRLGFPHSLGISLIPQVVAAFRKLHPNVKFKFKQGMYPSLIRDMVKGEIDLAFISPFPDEHEFVCGQVLLTEELYAILPPGHRLSDKASIELKELEHETFVLFSEGYSLRPIVWGACQEAGFTPKIGFEGEETDTIRGLVAAGMGVSLLPEMALHYTGPLQPTKVRVIEPQVTRTIGLIQRSNEKLPLVAKVFHGFLLRYFQNTIK, encoded by the coding sequence ATGGAACTTCGTCAGCTTCATTATTTTGTAAAAGTAGCGAAAAAAGAGCATGTAACGCAAGCAGCGGAAGAGCTGCATGTGGCGCAATCTGCAGTAAGCCGGCAGATTCATCAGCTTGAAGAAGAGCTTGGCGTAAAACTGTTCGTTCAAAAAGGTAGAAATTTGCAGCTCACACCAGTCGGTCAGCTTTTTCTAAAGCGGGCTGAAGTGATATTGGCTGATCTGGAACGTGCTGTCATTGAAATACATGAATTTCTTGACCCCGAGAAGGGTGAAATTAGACTGGGCTTCCCGCATAGTCTTGGGATCTCATTAATTCCACAGGTTGTGGCAGCTTTCCGCAAGCTCCATCCGAATGTGAAATTTAAATTTAAGCAGGGGATGTATCCTTCGCTTATTCGTGATATGGTGAAAGGCGAGATTGACTTGGCGTTCATATCTCCTTTCCCGGATGAACATGAATTCGTTTGCGGCCAAGTATTGCTGACAGAGGAGCTATATGCGATATTGCCGCCAGGGCATCGTTTATCGGACAAAGCATCGATTGAACTGAAAGAGCTGGAGCATGAGACGTTCGTGTTGTTTAGCGAAGGGTATTCTCTTAGGCCGATCGTATGGGGAGCTTGCCAAGAGGCAGGTTTTACACCGAAGATTGGTTTTGAAGGGGAAGAGACGGATACGATTCGCGGTTTGGTAGCCGCTGGGATGGGCGTAAGTCTTCTTCCAGAGATGGCGCTTCACTATACAGGGCCATTGCAGCCGACTAAAGTTAGGGTGATTGAACCTCAGGTGACTCGTACTATCGGACTTATCCAGCGTTCAAATGAGAAATTGCCTTTAGTTGCGAAGGTGTTTCACGGTTTTCTGCTTCGTTATTTCCAGAACACGATAAAATAG
- a CDS encoding rhomboid family intramembrane serine protease, which translates to MIFLRYESFRSYLKMYPVTSILILLNIIYFIVVLWNGDPNDSLHAYQYGAFATDPVNDPFGLEQPWRYITSMFMHAGFEHLLYNMFALLVFAPPLEYLLKQTRYIIFYLLCGIAGNAMSAFVNVLQDDLNGHIGVGASGAIYGVYGAFLFISLFRKAQLDESSRKTVYTILIFGVIYSIVVAKVDLWAHVGGALAGFLLYHFFDRIKTQKKKRYS; encoded by the coding sequence GTGATCTTCTTGCGATATGAGAGCTTTCGCTCTTACTTAAAGATGTATCCCGTAACATCAATATTAATTTTATTGAATATTATTTATTTTATTGTCGTATTATGGAATGGCGATCCTAATGATTCCTTGCATGCATACCAGTATGGTGCTTTTGCTACTGACCCTGTGAACGATCCATTTGGATTAGAACAGCCATGGCGTTATATAACAAGCATGTTCATGCATGCGGGATTTGAGCATTTGCTCTACAATATGTTTGCATTGCTCGTGTTTGCACCGCCGCTAGAGTATCTGCTTAAACAAACGAGATATATTATATTTTATTTGCTTTGTGGAATTGCGGGAAATGCGATGAGCGCTTTCGTAAATGTGCTGCAAGACGATCTTAATGGTCATATAGGTGTAGGAGCCTCTGGGGCAATTTACGGCGTGTATGGCGCCTTTCTGTTCATATCGTTGTTCCGCAAGGCTCAGCTTGACGAGAGCTCTCGTAAAACGGTGTACACGATATTAATATTTGGGGTTATTTATTCGATTGTAGTAGCCAAAGTGGATTTATGGGCACATGTTGGCGGCGCTCTTGCAGGCTTCTTGCTCTACCATTTCTTTGACCGAATAAAGACTCAAAAGAAAAAGCGATACTCATAA
- the tpx gene encoding thiol peroxidase, with protein sequence MTQERNGAATFKGNPITLVGPELKAGDKAPDFNLNKSLVENVSLKDYSGKIKLISVVPSIDTGVCDAQTRRFNEAAGELGDNVVVLTVSVDLPFAQARWCGAAGIDKVVLLSDYKAHSFGESYGVYIKELGLDQRSIFVIDANDTIQYVEYLPEMTEHPNYEQAINAVKALV encoded by the coding sequence ATGACACAAGAACGTAATGGAGCTGCCACATTCAAAGGCAACCCGATCACATTAGTAGGTCCAGAACTTAAAGCAGGGGACAAAGCCCCAGATTTCAATCTTAACAAATCACTTGTCGAAAATGTTTCCCTCAAGGACTACTCCGGTAAAATCAAACTAATCAGCGTTGTGCCTTCAATCGACACTGGCGTTTGCGATGCACAAACTCGTCGCTTTAACGAAGCTGCTGGCGAACTAGGCGACAATGTTGTTGTCCTAACTGTCAGCGTTGATCTACCGTTCGCACAAGCACGCTGGTGCGGTGCTGCAGGTATCGACAAAGTTGTGCTGCTGTCTGACTACAAAGCGCATAGCTTTGGTGAATCATATGGCGTATATATTAAAGAACTTGGTTTGGATCAACGTTCGATCTTCGTTATCGATGCTAATGATACGATCCAATATGTTGAATATTTGCCTGAAATGACAGAGCACCCGAATTACGAGCAAGCAATCAACGCTGTAAAAGCACTCGTGTAA
- a CDS encoding DUF1499 domain-containing protein, which translates to MLKRTLIGLLRSHEQTGDRAKDPMLKSHFYKLSKDKAWEEVISTLKKMQGYKVLHEVQSVGEIVLEKRTAFGRTMDITVSVISVNPLQSAVDIYSASRGSLGDLGSNYRVIMDLYRTLDKKLAAFKVNN; encoded by the coding sequence TTGTTGAAGCGGACCTTGATCGGGCTGCTGCGCAGTCATGAACAGACGGGCGACAGGGCTAAGGATCCAATGCTCAAATCTCATTTCTACAAGCTGTCGAAAGATAAGGCTTGGGAAGAAGTGATATCGACTCTTAAGAAAATGCAAGGATATAAGGTGCTTCATGAGGTGCAATCCGTAGGGGAGATTGTGCTGGAGAAGCGCACAGCATTTGGAAGAACGATGGACATTACCGTTTCCGTTATTAGCGTAAATCCGCTCCAATCAGCTGTCGATATTTATTCAGCATCCCGCGGCTCACTAGGGGATCTTGGTTCTAATTACAGAGTCATTATGGATTTATATCGTACGCTTGATAAGAAGCTAGCTGCATTTAAAGTAAATAATTAA
- a CDS encoding DUF624 domain-containing protein, with product MEPKGLMGGFYRISEWIMRLAVINVLWLICSIPFAFFAWGLVLSQDVNQIYSALIAMAVVAPFSLFPATAAMFAVARKWVMGESDVALFKTFFRGYKENYKQSMLGGIIYTILLAIMVVDFIVYREQLNLLSYIFIAFLLLLIVSLFNFFSMLVHYHMKTFQLLKNAVLITIGKPFRSLSTAIMSGAVMYFSTRFTFLIPFFMGSIIAYLAFWNFNLIYQKLQDQAEKARLAEEEEAEKAAELDRIDLVKEDSSGSSK from the coding sequence ATGGAACCAAAGGGGCTAATGGGTGGGTTTTACCGAATTTCGGAATGGATCATGAGATTGGCAGTTATTAATGTTTTGTGGTTGATCTGTTCGATTCCATTCGCTTTTTTTGCATGGGGATTGGTTTTGTCACAGGATGTCAATCAAATCTATTCCGCTCTTATTGCGATGGCAGTCGTCGCGCCGTTCTCCTTATTTCCAGCAACAGCAGCTATGTTTGCGGTTGCGCGCAAATGGGTAATGGGAGAGAGTGACGTTGCGCTGTTCAAAACGTTCTTCCGCGGATACAAGGAAAATTATAAGCAAAGTATGCTAGGCGGTATTATTTATACGATACTGCTTGCAATTATGGTTGTTGACTTTATCGTATATCGTGAACAATTGAATTTGCTTTCATACATTTTCATTGCATTTTTGCTGCTGTTAATCGTATCGTTATTTAATTTTTTCTCTATGCTTGTCCACTATCATATGAAAACGTTTCAATTACTGAAAAACGCTGTTCTCATTACGATCGGCAAACCTTTTCGTTCGCTTTCAACAGCGATTATGAGCGGCGCGGTTATGTATTTCAGTACTAGATTCACTTTTCTTATTCCTTTCTTTATGGGCAGCATCATCGCTTACCTGGCGTTCTGGAACTTCAACTTGATTTACCAGAAGCTTCAAGACCAAGCGGAGAAAGCGCGTTTGGCAGAGGAAGAAGAAGCGGAGAAAGCAGCTGAGCTAGACCGTATCGATTTGGTTAAAGAAGATTCGAGCGGCTCCAGTAAATAA